One Bosea sp. 685 DNA segment encodes these proteins:
- a CDS encoding DMT family transporter, producing MPAKIPLNKLPLDKTLLDKTPLNGVVSKTLPQRLWGNAYLLLSLTTLMWAGNAVASRLAVGQISPMALTSLRWVFVCAILPWLMRHELAAYWPVLKARWRYVVMTGAVGFTAFNALMYLAGYSTTAINIGILQGAIPIFVLVGAFVAHRTAIGPLQALGVFVTLLGVMVVASRGDYHVLTQFAFFPGDLLMILASFFYAGYTVAIHSRPVMPGLVFFTALAIVACLASLPLFGVEIALGHSYWPTPKGWLILAFVVIFPSLISQIFFLRAVELIGPGRAGVFVNLVPVFAPILAVFILGEQLALYHGLALALVLGGIFIAERLGKR from the coding sequence ATGCCTGCCAAGATTCCGCTCAACAAGCTCCCACTCGACAAGACCCTGCTCGACAAGACTCCCCTCAACGGGGTCGTCAGCAAGACCTTGCCGCAGCGCCTCTGGGGCAACGCCTATCTCCTGCTCAGCCTGACCACGCTGATGTGGGCCGGCAATGCTGTGGCCAGCCGGCTCGCAGTCGGCCAGATCTCGCCGATGGCCCTGACCTCGCTGCGCTGGGTCTTCGTCTGCGCCATCCTGCCCTGGCTGATGCGCCACGAGCTTGCCGCCTATTGGCCGGTGCTCAAGGCGCGCTGGCGCTATGTCGTCATGACGGGGGCCGTGGGCTTCACCGCTTTCAACGCGCTGATGTATCTCGCCGGTTATTCGACCACGGCGATCAATATCGGCATTCTCCAGGGCGCGATCCCGATCTTCGTCCTGGTCGGGGCCTTCGTGGCCCATCGCACCGCGATCGGCCCGCTGCAGGCGCTCGGCGTCTTTGTCACCCTGCTCGGCGTCATGGTCGTCGCCAGCCGTGGCGACTATCACGTGCTGACGCAGTTCGCCTTCTTCCCCGGCGATCTCCTGATGATCCTGGCGAGCTTTTTCTATGCCGGCTACACGGTGGCGATCCATTCGCGCCCAGTCATGCCCGGGCTCGTCTTCTTCACCGCGCTGGCGATCGTCGCCTGCCTCGCCTCGCTGCCACTCTTCGGGGTCGAGATCGCCTTGGGCCACAGCTACTGGCCGACGCCGAAGGGCTGGCTCATCCTCGCCTTCGTGGTGATCTTCCCCTCGCTGATCTCGCAGATCTTCTTCCTGCGCGCGGTCGAACTGATCGGCCCCGGGCGCGCCGGCGTCTTCGTCAATCTGGTGCCGGTCTTCGCGCCGATCCTGGCGGTCTTCATCCTCGGCGAGCAATTGGCGCTCTATCACGGCCTGGCGCTGGCGCTCGTGCTCGGCGGCATCTTCATCGCCGAGCGGCTGGGGAAGCGGTGA
- a CDS encoding adenylosuccinate synthase, protein MANVVVVGAQWGDEGKGKIVDWLSSQADVVVRFQGGHNAGHTLVIDGNVYKLSLLPSGIVRPGKLSVIGNGVVVDPWHLVEEIERLRKQGVAISPENLRVADNATLILPLHRELDHFRETSNAGLKIGTTKRGIGPAYEDKVGRRAIRVIDLKDPAILEAKIERLLAHHNALRRGLGIAEVDGAELLTQLTTIAPQILPYADTVWALLDSERRAGKRILFEGAQGALLDVDHGTYPFVTSSNIVAGQAATGSGLGPSAVGYVLGIAKAYTTRVGEGPFPTELFDETGELIGQKGKEFGVVTGRKRRCGWFDACLVRQTVKTSGIDGIALTKLDILDGFTEIKVCTGYKLNGELLEHLPAGQSDQARVEPVYETIEGWEGSTANARSWADLPAQAIKYVRRIEELIGAPVAVLSTSPERDDTILVHNPFEG, encoded by the coding sequence ATGGCAAATGTGGTGGTGGTCGGCGCCCAGTGGGGCGACGAGGGCAAGGGCAAGATCGTCGACTGGCTGTCGAGCCAAGCCGATGTCGTGGTGCGCTTTCAAGGCGGCCATAATGCCGGGCATACCCTCGTCATCGACGGCAATGTCTACAAGCTCTCGCTGCTGCCCTCGGGCATCGTGCGGCCAGGCAAGCTCTCGGTCATCGGCAACGGCGTCGTCGTCGATCCCTGGCATCTGGTCGAAGAGATCGAGCGGCTGCGCAAGCAGGGCGTCGCGATCAGCCCCGAGAACCTGCGCGTCGCCGACAACGCGACCCTGATCCTGCCGCTGCATCGCGAGCTCGACCATTTCCGCGAGACCTCGAATGCCGGTCTCAAGATCGGCACGACCAAGCGCGGCATCGGCCCGGCCTATGAGGACAAGGTCGGCCGCCGCGCCATCCGCGTCATCGACCTGAAGGATCCCGCGATCCTCGAGGCCAAGATCGAGCGCCTGCTCGCGCATCACAATGCGCTGCGGCGGGGCCTGGGCATCGCCGAGGTCGACGGAGCGGAGTTGCTGACGCAGCTCACGACCATAGCGCCGCAGATCCTGCCCTATGCCGACACCGTCTGGGCATTGCTCGATTCGGAGCGTCGCGCCGGCAAGCGCATCCTGTTCGAGGGTGCCCAAGGCGCCCTGCTCGATGTCGACCACGGCACCTACCCCTTCGTGACCTCCTCCAACATCGTCGCCGGTCAGGCCGCGACCGGCTCGGGGCTCGGCCCCTCCGCGGTCGGCTATGTGCTGGGCATCGCCAAGGCCTATACGACCCGCGTCGGTGAAGGCCCCTTCCCGACCGAACTCTTCGACGAGACCGGCGAACTGATCGGCCAGAAGGGCAAGGAATTCGGCGTCGTCACCGGGCGCAAGCGCCGCTGCGGCTGGTTCGACGCCTGCCTGGTCCGCCAGACGGTGAAGACCTCGGGCATCGACGGCATCGCCTTGACCAAGCTCGACATCCTCGACGGCTTCACGGAGATCAAGGTCTGCACCGGCTACAAGCTCAATGGCGAGCTGCTCGAGCACCTGCCCGCCGGACAGAGCGACCAGGCCCGCGTCGAGCCCGTCTACGAGACGATCGAAGGTTGGGAAGGCTCGACCGCGAATGCCCGTTCATGGGCCGATCTGCCGGCCCAGGCGATCAAATATGTCCGCCGTATCGAGGAACTGATCGGCGCGCCCGTGGCGGTGCTCTCGACCAGCCCGGAACGCGACGACACCATCCTCGTCCACAACCCCTTCGAGGGTTGA
- a CDS encoding protein-tyrosine-phosphatase, with translation MKTLAISTLTICGIDELPAQSERRVTHVLSLLDPGLAELDAFGAYGEHHRVTLRFHDILGPSQGYTHPQPKHVEAILGFGESLREGVAGRVEGHLLVHCHMGISRSTAAMLSLMAQNDSEASEDELFERLRSVRPQAWPNSVMIGFADEQLDRGGRLVEALRRHYGHQLKVQPQYQDWMPRLGRQSELDMAL, from the coding sequence ATGAAGACGCTCGCCATCTCGACCCTGACGATCTGCGGCATCGACGAATTGCCGGCGCAGAGCGAGCGCCGCGTCACGCATGTCCTTTCCCTGCTCGACCCGGGCCTGGCGGAGCTCGACGCCTTCGGCGCCTATGGCGAGCATCACCGCGTCACCCTGCGCTTCCACGACATCCTCGGCCCCTCCCAGGGCTATACCCATCCGCAGCCGAAGCATGTCGAGGCGATCCTGGGCTTCGGCGAAAGCCTGCGGGAGGGCGTGGCCGGCCGCGTCGAGGGCCATCTCCTGGTGCATTGCCATATGGGCATTTCGCGCTCGACCGCGGCGATGCTGTCGCTGATGGCGCAAAACGACAGCGAGGCGAGCGAGGACGAATTGTTCGAGCGCCTGCGCAGCGTGCGCCCGCAAGCCTGGCCGAATTCGGTGATGATCGGCTTCGCCGACGAGCAGCTCGACCGTGGCGGGCGATTGGTCGAAGCGCTGCGCCGCCATTACGGCCACCAGCTCAAGGTCCAGCCGCAATACCAGGACTGGATGCCCCGGCTTGGCCGGCAGAGCGAGCTCGACATGGCGCTGTGA
- a CDS encoding farnesyl diphosphate synthase: protein MSSALPIAETGDLASSLARTAQAIESLLDALLSAAPRESEIARPEPLLSAMRHGALGGGKRLRPFLTVETARLLRGDAGQALRAGAAVELVHCYSLVHDDLPAMDDDDTRRGRPTVHKAYDEATAILAGDSLLTLAFDVMADEATHPSGEVRAALVLALARASGLGGMAGGQMLDLAAEGRFDGGQPRSLTEAEIRRLQAMKTGALLAASVEIGALIAGAAPEARAALIGYGRALGAAFQVADDILDIEATPEALGKATAKDQDKGKATLVSVLGLDAAKRERDRLSADAIAALAGFGPEANTLRAAARFAAERKS from the coding sequence ATGAGTTCCGCCCTGCCCATCGCCGAGACCGGCGACCTTGCCTCCAGCCTCGCACGGACGGCGCAGGCGATCGAGTCCCTGTTGGACGCGCTGCTGTCGGCTGCGCCACGCGAGAGCGAGATCGCCCGGCCGGAGCCCTTGCTCTCGGCCATGCGCCATGGCGCGCTCGGCGGCGGCAAGCGGCTGCGGCCCTTCCTGACGGTCGAGACCGCGCGGCTCTTACGTGGCGATGCTGGCCAGGCGCTGCGGGCGGGCGCGGCGGTCGAGCTCGTGCACTGCTACTCGCTGGTCCATGACGACCTGCCTGCGATGGACGATGACGATACACGCCGCGGCCGGCCGACCGTGCACAAGGCCTATGACGAGGCGACTGCGATCCTGGCCGGCGACAGCCTGCTGACGCTGGCCTTCGATGTGATGGCGGATGAGGCGACGCATCCTTCGGGCGAGGTCCGCGCGGCGCTCGTGCTGGCCTTGGCGCGCGCCTCGGGGCTGGGCGGCATGGCGGGCGGGCAGATGCTCGACCTTGCGGCGGAGGGGCGCTTCGACGGCGGCCAGCCGCGCAGCCTCACCGAGGCCGAGATCCGCCGGCTGCAGGCAATGAAGACCGGCGCTCTGCTGGCGGCGAGCGTCGAGATCGGTGCGCTGATCGCAGGCGCTGCGCCCGAGGCACGCGCCGCGCTGATCGGCTACGGCCGGGCGCTGGGCGCCGCCTTCCAGGTGGCTGACGACATCCTCGACATCGAGGCCACGCCCGAGGCGCTCGGCAAGGCGACGGCGAAGGACCAGGACAAGGGCAAGGCGACGCTGGTTTCCGTGTTGGGGCTGGACGCGGCGAAGCGCGAGCGCGACCGCTTGAGCGCCGACGCGATTGCGGCGCTGGCCGGCTTCGGGCCGGAGGCGAACACCTTGCGCGCGGCGGCGCGCTTCGCGGCTGAGCGGAAAAGCTAG
- a CDS encoding type 1 glutamine amidotransferase, translating to MLQISPRPLRLLFVDGNTREQRENHAAGYRDLSPADAYAEEVRCIAPGSITDICLPADEGANLPDGSGLQSYDGVFLTGSSLHIYNLEPAVTRQIELMRAIYASGTPCFGSCWGIQMGAVAAGGTVIANPRGREIGFARRITLTQAGQSHPLLAGRPAAFDAPAIHLDTIAQPPAGATVLASNPYSVVHACEIAHEGGLFWGVQYHPEFPLAQVASILGRMTPLLIAEGFRKDEAAAQTWLEEITALDAEPARFDLAWAHALDEEVLDPWRRVTELRNFLEHRVQPQVSARGRA from the coding sequence ATGCTGCAGATTTCGCCTCGCCCGCTCCGCCTGCTCTTCGTCGACGGCAACACGCGCGAGCAGCGCGAGAACCATGCGGCAGGCTATCGCGACCTCTCGCCCGCCGACGCCTATGCCGAGGAGGTGCGCTGCATCGCGCCGGGCAGCATCACCGATATCTGCCTGCCGGCCGATGAGGGCGCCAACCTGCCCGACGGCAGCGGCCTGCAATCCTATGACGGCGTCTTCCTGACCGGCTCCTCGCTGCACATCTACAATCTCGAGCCGGCGGTCACGCGCCAGATCGAATTGATGCGGGCGATCTATGCCAGCGGCACGCCCTGCTTCGGCTCCTGCTGGGGCATCCAGATGGGCGCGGTCGCGGCCGGCGGCACGGTCATCGCCAATCCCAGGGGCCGCGAGATCGGCTTCGCCCGCAGGATCACGCTGACGCAGGCCGGGCAGAGCCATCCACTGCTCGCGGGCCGGCCAGCCGCCTTCGACGCGCCGGCGATCCATCTCGATACCATCGCGCAGCCGCCAGCCGGCGCGACCGTGCTCGCCTCCAACCCCTATAGCGTCGTCCATGCCTGCGAGATCGCCCATGAGGGCGGGCTGTTCTGGGGCGTGCAATACCACCCCGAATTCCCGCTGGCGCAGGTCGCCTCGATCCTGGGACGGATGACGCCGCTGCTGATCGCGGAAGGCTTTCGCAAGGACGAGGCGGCAGCACAGACTTGGCTGGAGGAAATCACCGCGCTCGACGCCGAGCCGGCGCGCTTCGACCTCGCCTGGGCGCATGCCCTCGACGAGGAGGTGCTCGATCCCTGGCGGCGCGTCACCGAATTGCGCAATTTCCTGGAGCATCGCGTCCAGCCGCAGGTGAGCGCCCGGGGACGGGCCTAG
- a CDS encoding mucoidy inhibitor MuiA family protein — translation MSRLAAALIIAPSFAAAAETDLASRIDRVTVYPDGAVITRLGRAELLQGASQIVLRGLPATIDPASIRVEGKSFSEKPGDGSFSIGAVDVRLAPGDAKPLDSVIEAKLKALRDEKDVLDGQAGAIEAKRGTIERFAQTGPDKLGPDGKALPVADWPAIFDAIGTALVKVNAELRTVRGRASEIESEIAALERARPQTGRPGAPKRDVAIAVEAPTPVAAEFTVSYRVAGANWTPLYEARLATGSTGAKPEINFMRRAELRQRSGEDWADVAVTLSTTRSAGGTRAPDLAPMQVMFFEPQEIYQARERAMEQARKQATERAAPPASAPAPRSFGATQSLEDRVARPATIEASTIEAGAYQASFQVPGRITVPQDGSSKAVLLSQSKVSPNLSARTTPELEEKAYLEAAFTHEDEAPLLPGEVFLHRDGGYIGKGRIGLVASGDKVELGFGADDKLKVTRAPVRRRENDPTWLGQSRTDLREFRTVVKSLHAQPVKVTVTERVPFSESSAITIETLPQTTPPTEKQVGDKRGIQAWTFDLAPATEKEIKLAYRIKWPGDREVTFQPQAIAEPRLMR, via the coding sequence ATGAGCCGACTTGCCGCAGCCTTGATCATCGCGCCGAGCTTCGCAGCCGCCGCCGAAACGGACCTCGCCTCGCGGATCGACCGCGTGACCGTCTATCCCGACGGGGCGGTGATCACCCGTCTCGGCCGGGCCGAACTGCTGCAGGGCGCCTCGCAGATCGTCCTGCGTGGCCTGCCGGCGACGATCGATCCGGCCTCGATCCGCGTCGAGGGCAAGAGCTTTTCGGAAAAACCCGGTGACGGCTCCTTCTCGATCGGCGCCGTCGATGTCCGCCTCGCCCCGGGCGACGCCAAGCCGCTCGACAGCGTGATCGAGGCCAAGCTCAAGGCTCTGCGCGACGAGAAGGACGTGCTCGACGGCCAGGCTGGCGCCATCGAGGCCAAGCGCGGCACGATCGAACGTTTTGCGCAGACCGGCCCCGACAAGCTCGGCCCCGACGGCAAGGCGCTGCCGGTCGCCGACTGGCCGGCGATTTTCGATGCGATCGGCACCGCGCTGGTCAAGGTCAATGCCGAGCTCAGGACTGTGCGCGGCCGCGCCTCCGAGATCGAAAGCGAGATCGCAGCCCTCGAACGCGCCCGCCCGCAAACCGGCCGCCCCGGCGCGCCCAAGCGCGACGTCGCCATCGCCGTCGAGGCCCCCACTCCCGTCGCTGCCGAGTTCACGGTGAGCTATCGCGTTGCCGGGGCGAATTGGACACCGCTCTACGAGGCCAGGCTCGCCACCGGCAGCACTGGGGCCAAGCCCGAGATCAATTTCATGCGCCGCGCCGAATTGCGCCAGCGCAGCGGCGAGGACTGGGCCGATGTCGCCGTCACCCTCTCGACGACCCGCTCGGCCGGCGGCACGCGGGCGCCCGATCTTGCCCCGATGCAGGTGATGTTCTTCGAGCCGCAGGAAATCTACCAGGCGCGCGAGCGCGCCATGGAGCAGGCCCGCAAACAGGCGACGGAGCGCGCCGCTCCTCCTGCCAGTGCGCCGGCGCCACGCAGCTTCGGTGCAACGCAATCGCTGGAGGACCGCGTCGCGCGGCCGGCGACCATCGAGGCCTCGACGATCGAGGCCGGCGCCTATCAGGCGAGCTTCCAGGTGCCCGGCCGGATCACGGTTCCGCAGGACGGCTCGTCCAAGGCCGTCCTGCTGAGCCAGAGCAAGGTCAGCCCGAATCTGAGCGCCCGGACGACGCCGGAGCTGGAGGAGAAAGCCTATCTCGAAGCCGCCTTCACCCATGAGGACGAGGCCCCATTGCTGCCCGGCGAGGTCTTCCTGCATCGCGACGGCGGCTATATCGGCAAGGGCCGGATCGGCCTCGTCGCATCAGGCGACAAGGTCGAGCTCGGCTTCGGCGCCGACGACAAGCTCAAGGTGACGCGCGCGCCGGTCAGGCGGCGCGAGAACGACCCGACCTGGCTCGGCCAGAGCCGCACCGATCTGCGCGAGTTCCGCACCGTGGTGAAGAGCCTGCACGCCCAGCCCGTGAAGGTCACAGTGACCGAGCGCGTGCCCTTCTCCGAGAGCAGCGCCATCACCATCGAGACCTTGCCGCAGACCACCCCGCCGACCGAAAAGCAGGTCGGCGACAAGCGCGGCATCCAGGCCTGGACCTTCGACCTCGCCCCCGCGACCGAGAAGGAGATCAAGCTCGCCTACCGGATCAAATGGCCCGGCGACCGCGAGGTGACCTTTCAGCCCCAGGCCATAGCGGAACCGCGCTTGATGCGCTGA
- a CDS encoding histidine kinase, producing the protein MADFYPILARAIAGLPDKSSAARRAVYDRARTALVAQLRSLDPPLGEAEIMRERLSLDEAVAKIEADYGEGPAQPPAQAGPVFRPAVTPEPARREVTTPPAAITRAEPEPEQNQDDGRFEDPLPEVAEQQAIRPRVAPRRERRVNPGHVRTAIVGGGVAIAVAAIAAAAYYVNKIRPPENTARSHVETPAQPPQPDAAGKLNDRVGDAGAPSQTRPNSNAGTPAQGSEVAVAQRAILYTEVAESPQQPRALNGRVFWRLDSESAGPGRPVETIVRATIEVPEAGIGLDFTIRRNTDTAFPASHIIGLRFTSTGTTAPEAIREVGVPQFKTDENERGAPLSAINSALGENLFVAALSNVPVEVERNLDLILNRNWIDVPIRFASGKRGILTFEKGFPGSQTLADAFGRWR; encoded by the coding sequence ATGGCCGATTTCTATCCCATCCTGGCACGTGCAATCGCTGGGTTGCCCGACAAGTCGTCTGCGGCGCGGCGGGCCGTCTATGACCGCGCCAGGACCGCGCTCGTCGCGCAGTTGCGCAGCCTTGACCCACCGCTCGGCGAGGCCGAGATCATGCGCGAGCGGCTCTCGCTCGACGAGGCCGTGGCGAAGATCGAGGCCGATTACGGCGAGGGCCCGGCGCAGCCGCCGGCCCAGGCCGGACCGGTCTTCCGCCCTGCCGTCACGCCCGAGCCGGCCCGCAGGGAGGTCACGACACCTCCGGCCGCCATCACGCGGGCGGAGCCGGAGCCCGAGCAAAACCAGGATGACGGGCGCTTCGAGGATCCGCTGCCGGAAGTCGCCGAGCAGCAGGCGATCCGCCCCCGCGTCGCACCCCGGCGCGAACGCCGCGTCAATCCCGGCCATGTCCGCACCGCCATCGTCGGCGGCGGCGTCGCCATCGCGGTCGCGGCGATCGCCGCCGCCGCCTATTATGTCAACAAGATCAGGCCGCCCGAGAACACCGCGCGCAGCCATGTCGAGACGCCGGCCCAGCCGCCGCAGCCCGACGCTGCCGGCAAGTTGAACGACCGCGTCGGCGATGCCGGAGCGCCATCGCAGACCCGGCCGAACAGCAACGCCGGCACACCCGCGCAGGGCAGCGAGGTCGCCGTCGCACAGCGCGCCATCCTCTACACCGAGGTCGCCGAGAGCCCGCAGCAGCCGCGCGCCCTGAACGGCCGTGTCTTCTGGCGGCTGGACAGCGAGAGCGCTGGACCCGGCCGGCCGGTCGAGACGATCGTGCGCGCCACGATCGAGGTGCCGGAGGCCGGCATCGGACTCGACTTCACCATCCGCCGCAATACCGATACGGCCTTTCCGGCCTCGCACATCATCGGCCTGCGCTTCACCAGTACGGGCACGACGGCGCCGGAGGCCATTCGCGAGGTCGGCGTACCGCAGTTCAAGACTGACGAGAACGAGCGCGGCGCGCCCTTGTCGGCGATCAACTCGGCGCTTGGCGAGAACCTCTTCGTCGCGGCCCTGTCGAACGTGCCCGTGGAGGTCGAGCGCAATCTCGATCTGATCTTGAACCGCAACTGGATCGACGTGCCGATCCGCTTCGCCTCGGGCAAGCGCGGTATCCTGACCTTCGAAAAGGGTTTCCCGGGCAGCCAGACCCTGGCCGACGCCTTCGGCCGCTGGCGCTAG
- a CDS encoding MFS transporter, producing the protein MVAAFPGAQPRIEKTTTSILLAVSFCHLLNDLMQSLLASLYPLFKANYALDFVQIGLLTMAFQVTASLLQPLVGMATDRWPMPYSLPVGMGSTFLGLILLGNAGNFTLLVTAACLIGLGSAIFHPEASRVARLGSGGRHGLAQSLFQVGGNMGSAMGPLLAAFIVLPFGQGSVAWLSGVAMLGVVVLWRVGAWYAAHRKQNAGKPAASRALPLPQGRVAIAFGILVLLTATKNVYMASISSYFTFYVIDQFQLSVREAQLMLFLFLAAAAAGTFLGGPIGDRMGARFVIWFSILGVIPFALLLPYANLFWTGVLSVVIGLIFASAFSAIVVFAQELVPGRVGLIAGVFFGFAFGAGGLGAALLGSFADTHGIAFVYRICSYLPLLGLLTILLPRLPRAG; encoded by the coding sequence ATGGTTGCGGCATTTCCGGGGGCACAGCCCCGTATCGAGAAGACGACGACGTCGATCCTGCTGGCGGTGAGCTTCTGTCATCTGCTCAACGACCTGATGCAGTCGCTGCTCGCTTCGCTCTACCCGCTGTTCAAGGCGAATTACGCGCTCGATTTCGTCCAGATCGGGCTTCTGACCATGGCCTTCCAGGTCACGGCGTCGCTGCTGCAGCCGCTTGTCGGCATGGCGACGGATCGCTGGCCGATGCCCTATTCCTTGCCCGTCGGCATGGGCTCGACCTTCCTCGGGCTGATCCTGCTCGGCAATGCCGGAAATTTCACACTGCTGGTGACGGCGGCCTGCCTGATCGGGTTAGGCTCGGCGATCTTCCATCCGGAGGCGTCGCGGGTGGCCAGGCTGGGTTCCGGCGGCCGGCATGGGCTGGCGCAATCGCTCTTCCAGGTCGGTGGCAATATGGGCTCGGCGATGGGACCGCTGCTGGCTGCCTTCATCGTCCTGCCCTTCGGCCAGGGCAGCGTCGCCTGGCTCTCGGGCGTCGCGATGCTGGGCGTCGTCGTGCTCTGGCGCGTCGGGGCCTGGTATGCGGCTCATCGCAAGCAGAACGCCGGCAAGCCTGCCGCCAGCCGCGCCTTGCCGCTGCCGCAGGGGCGGGTCGCCATCGCCTTTGGCATCCTCGTGCTGCTGACCGCGACGAAGAACGTCTACATGGCCAGCATCTCCAGCTATTTCACCTTCTATGTCATCGACCAGTTCCAGCTTAGCGTGCGCGAAGCGCAGCTCATGCTGTTCCTGTTCCTGGCGGCGGCTGCGGCGGGAACCTTCCTCGGCGGGCCGATCGGCGACAGGATGGGCGCGCGCTTCGTGATCTGGTTCTCGATCCTGGGCGTCATCCCCTTCGCTTTGCTGCTGCCCTATGCCAACCTGTTCTGGACGGGTGTGCTCAGCGTGGTCATCGGGCTGATCTTCGCCTCGGCCTTCTCGGCCATCGTGGTGTTCGCGCAGGAACTGGTGCCGGGGCGCGTCGGGCTGATCGCGGGGGTGTTCTTCGGCTTCGCTTTTGGGGCCGGCGGGTTGGGGGCGGCGCTGCTCGGCAGCTTCGCGGACACGCATGGCATCGCCTTCGTCTACCGCATCTGTTCCTACCTGCCGCTGCTGGGGCTGCTCACCATCCTGCTGCCGCGCCTGCCGCGCGCGGGGTAA
- a CDS encoding helix-turn-helix transcriptional regulator, with translation MTKLPMPTVAALDESHRHSAGKIFHADSTVIVHRSDDPAGYTVPPHSHRHIQLLCVFSGVVLVATGVGCWMIPPGHALLIPPRLEHSVEMMSDVSMRSVYLLPGDDALAKRFLQVLAVTQLVRSLIIEAIRLHDAGVEGRKSQLVLDLLAEEVTTLAPRPLGLPFPTDARLSVLCRAFMEAPSAHLRLDQWADRLAMSRRTFTRFFLRETGLSFAAWRQQACLFACLPKLAAGAPVTQIAMLAGYDNVAAFTTMFTRRLGTPPRAYMRRSLPG, from the coding sequence ATGACAAAGCTGCCGATGCCGACGGTCGCTGCGCTCGACGAGAGCCACCGGCACAGTGCCGGCAAGATCTTCCATGCCGACAGCACCGTGATCGTGCATCGCTCGGACGATCCGGCCGGCTACACCGTGCCGCCGCACAGCCACAGGCATATCCAGCTGCTTTGCGTCTTCTCCGGCGTCGTGCTGGTCGCGACCGGGGTCGGCTGCTGGATGATCCCGCCCGGCCACGCCTTGCTGATCCCGCCTCGCCTCGAACATTCCGTCGAGATGATGAGCGATGTCAGCATGCGCTCGGTTTATCTGCTGCCCGGCGACGATGCGCTCGCCAAGCGTTTCCTGCAGGTGCTCGCGGTCACGCAGCTCGTTCGCAGCCTGATCATCGAGGCGATTCGCCTGCATGACGCCGGGGTGGAGGGCCGCAAATCGCAACTGGTGCTCGATTTGCTCGCCGAGGAGGTCACGACCCTGGCGCCCCGGCCGCTCGGCCTGCCCTTCCCCACCGACGCCCGGCTCTCGGTGCTGTGCCGGGCTTTCATGGAAGCGCCCTCGGCCCATCTGCGCCTCGACCAGTGGGCCGACAGGCTGGCGATGAGCCGGCGCACCTTCACGCGTTTCTTCCTGCGCGAAACCGGCCTCAGCTTCGCGGCATGGCGCCAGCAGGCCTGCCTGTTCGCCTGCCTGCCGAAGCTCGCCGCCGGCGCTCCGGTGACGCAGATCGCCATGCTGGCGGGCTATGACAATGTCGCCGCCTTCACCACGATGTTCACGCGCCGCCTGGGAACCCCGCCGCGCGCCTATATGCGCCGTTCGCTGCCGGGCTGA
- a CDS encoding OmpA family protein, with protein MSTLLYDFDIDSTRLKSLHRGYIEKVLAPILMQKGMLMPWNIAIIGHCSASGSTAHNKELSLRRAQAVALHLRFHTPLRSLRIKPTGAGEKYAKEWENRLDRSVHIKAVPSDKGVEPDDEPPPFEDKPLPPQIGEAQLFHLRFLKITKVGVFFLGKIKIDVEITDRFKQRPHRYLFEGEELNAGLGSEIQGGKTLKPSGYHPFWTPPGQARIMTTGDFGGDAKIAKGKFLPNDSFAFGKTRGAADFTYLVKPLKWDEPSYLSVDLLGSIQGPMLSTTIDLPPF; from the coding sequence GTGAGCACCCTGCTCTATGACTTCGACATCGACAGCACCCGGCTGAAGTCGCTGCATCGCGGTTATATCGAGAAGGTTCTCGCCCCCATCCTCATGCAAAAGGGCATGCTCATGCCCTGGAACATCGCCATTATCGGCCATTGCAGCGCCTCGGGCAGCACGGCCCACAACAAGGAGCTGTCCTTGCGGCGGGCGCAGGCCGTCGCCTTGCATCTTCGCTTCCATACGCCGCTGCGCTCGCTGCGCATCAAGCCGACGGGCGCCGGCGAAAAATACGCCAAGGAGTGGGAGAACCGCCTCGACCGCTCGGTGCACATCAAGGCGGTGCCGAGCGACAAGGGCGTGGAGCCCGATGACGAGCCGCCGCCCTTCGAGGACAAGCCCCTGCCGCCCCAGATCGGCGAGGCGCAACTGTTCCATCTCCGCTTCCTCAAGATCACCAAGGTCGGCGTCTTCTTCCTGGGCAAGATCAAGATCGACGTCGAGATCACTGACCGCTTCAAGCAGAGGCCGCACCGCTATCTGTTCGAAGGCGAGGAGCTCAATGCCGGCCTCGGCTCCGAGATCCAGGGTGGCAAGACCCTGAAGCCCAGCGGCTATCACCCGTTCTGGACCCCTCCGGGCCAGGCGCGGATCATGACGACCGGTGATTTCGGCGGCGACGCCAAGATCGCCAAGGGCAAATTCCTGCCCAACGACTCGTTTGCCTTCGGCAAGACGCGCGGAGCCGCCGATTTCACTTATCTGGTCAAACCCTTGAAGTGGGACGAGCCGAGCTATCTCAGCGTCGACCTTCTGGGATCGATCCAGGGGCCGATGCTCAGCACCACGATCGACCTTCCGCCGTTCTGA